A section of the bacterium SCSIO 12696 genome encodes:
- a CDS encoding MoxR family ATPase, which yields MNDTTPETATETSPDNSSSQDTSSAERSTLCAQKLASAIADLNALREQIGRAMIGQRQVIDQALVCLVASGHALVEGVPGLGKTLLVRALAKAVGGDFSRVQFTPDLMPSDVTGHAMYDLKSEQFRIRRGPVFCNFLLADEINRAPAKTQSSLLEVMQEQQVTIEGESQKLDQPFLVLATQNPVEQEGTYPLPEAQLDRFLLKVLIDYPSAEEETTLARQVTTGSTGDTLNIEEIETVLSPQRVVEIQQLATELEMDQQIVDYAVRIVRATREWSGIEFGAGPRGSISLLRAARAQALLSGNHFVTPDDVKQAAPAVLRHRIRLTADFEIEGYSPDRVLADILENTDAPRI from the coding sequence ATGAACGACACCACGCCCGAAACAGCAACGGAAACGTCGCCTGACAACAGCTCATCGCAAGACACCAGCAGCGCTGAGCGCAGCACTCTGTGCGCGCAAAAGCTGGCAAGTGCCATCGCCGATCTGAACGCCCTACGAGAGCAAATAGGCCGCGCCATGATTGGCCAGCGCCAGGTGATCGACCAGGCACTGGTGTGCCTGGTGGCCTCTGGCCACGCCCTGGTGGAAGGCGTACCAGGCCTGGGTAAAACCCTTTTGGTACGGGCACTGGCGAAAGCCGTCGGCGGCGATTTCAGTCGAGTGCAGTTTACCCCCGACCTGATGCCCAGCGACGTCACCGGCCACGCCATGTACGACTTAAAAAGCGAGCAATTTCGCATCCGCCGTGGCCCGGTATTTTGCAATTTCCTGTTGGCGGACGAGATCAACCGGGCTCCGGCCAAAACCCAATCGTCACTGCTGGAAGTCATGCAGGAGCAACAAGTGACCATTGAAGGGGAAAGCCAGAAACTGGATCAGCCATTTTTGGTACTGGCCACCCAAAACCCAGTGGAGCAGGAAGGCACCTACCCACTGCCAGAAGCCCAGCTGGACCGCTTTTTGCTCAAGGTATTGATTGATTACCCCAGCGCCGAAGAAGAAACCACCCTGGCTCGTCAGGTAACCACCGGCTCAACCGGCGACACTCTGAATATCGAAGAGATTGAAACCGTACTCAGCCCCCAGCGAGTGGTGGAGATCCAACAACTGGCCACTGAGCTGGAGATGGACCAGCAAATTGTCGATTACGCGGTGCGTATTGTGCGCGCCACCCGGGAGTGGAGCGGCATTGAATTTGGCGCCGGGCCGCGGGGCAGCATTTCCCTGTTGCGTGCTGCCCGTGCCCAGGCATTGCTGAGCGGCAACCACTTTGTAACCCCAGATGACGTAAAACAAGCCGCACCGGCAGTGCTGCGCCACCGCATTCGCCTGACCGCCGACTTTGAAATTGAAGGCTACAGCCCGGATCGAGTACTGGCCGATATTTTGGAAAACACCGATGCGCCGCGGATTTAA
- a CDS encoding aminotransferase class V-fold PLP-dependent enzyme has product MLDLKKLRADTPACKHLIHFNNAGASLVPNPVHQAVIDHLDLERKLGGYEAAAANADKIDGFYSAFANLLNASRDEIAFVENATRAWDMAVYGIPWRSGDRVLVHQSEYSSNYLALLQLAREKRIQIDRVPSGSDGAIDLEQLEAMIQPQTRAIFLTYVPSQSGLVNPAGEVGDIARDNNLLYILDACQAVGQMPVDVQQIGCDVLAGTGRKFLRGPRGTGFLYVRKERLDILEPPFIDLHAAPWTGDESYELQPNAQRFENWECFTAGKIGLAAAANYAMDIGLSQIQQQVFSLAQTLRDQLSAIECVKVHDPGSQRCGIVTFSCENRDAENLVTELRNEGINTSVTARRNARLDFQERNVPSAVRASLHYFNNNEEIANFCQVIESKLHQ; this is encoded by the coding sequence TTGCTCGATCTCAAAAAACTTCGCGCCGACACTCCCGCCTGCAAGCACCTGATTCACTTCAACAACGCTGGGGCATCCTTGGTGCCAAATCCGGTGCATCAGGCGGTGATCGACCACCTGGATTTGGAACGCAAGCTGGGGGGCTACGAGGCAGCCGCAGCAAACGCCGACAAAATTGACGGTTTTTACAGCGCATTCGCCAACCTGTTGAATGCCAGCCGGGACGAAATTGCCTTTGTGGAAAACGCCACCCGGGCTTGGGACATGGCGGTGTACGGCATTCCCTGGCGCTCCGGTGACCGGGTGCTGGTGCATCAGTCGGAGTACTCCTCCAACTATCTGGCCCTGCTACAGCTGGCTCGGGAGAAGCGCATCCAGATTGATCGAGTACCCTCTGGCAGCGACGGCGCCATTGACCTAGAGCAGCTAGAGGCAATGATTCAGCCGCAAACACGGGCGATATTCCTCACCTACGTGCCTTCACAAAGTGGCCTGGTGAACCCCGCCGGCGAAGTGGGCGATATCGCCAGGGATAACAATCTGCTCTACATTCTGGACGCCTGCCAGGCGGTGGGCCAAATGCCGGTGGATGTGCAACAAATTGGCTGCGACGTTCTCGCTGGCACCGGCCGCAAGTTCCTGCGCGGCCCCCGGGGTACCGGTTTTTTGTACGTGCGCAAAGAGCGCCTGGATATTCTGGAGCCACCGTTTATCGACTTGCACGCCGCTCCTTGGACTGGCGACGAAAGCTACGAACTGCAACCCAACGCCCAGCGTTTTGAAAACTGGGAATGCTTTACTGCTGGCAAAATTGGCCTGGCAGCGGCGGCCAACTACGCCATGGATATTGGCCTTAGCCAAATCCAGCAGCAGGTGTTCTCATTGGCGCAAACCTTGCGTGATCAACTCAGCGCCATAGAGTGTGTAAAAGTGCACGACCCCGGCAGCCAGCGCTGTGGTATTGTCACCTTCAGTTGTGAAAACCGGGATGCCGAAAACCTAGTGACAGAGCTGCGCAACGAAGGCATTAATACATCAGTGACGGCCCGTCGCAATGCCCGCCTGGACTTCCAGGAGCGCAATGTGCCATCAGCGGTGCGTGCATCACTGCACTATTTCAACAATAACGAAGAAATCGCGAATTTTTGTCAGGTCATTGAGTCCAAGCTACACCAGTGA
- a CDS encoding DUF3012 domain-containing protein codes for MKKLSLIAIFSTTLLFLSGCSPEVGSKAWCEAMKEKPKGDWTANEATDFAKHCIFRGDD; via the coding sequence ATGAAAAAGCTCTCTTTAATCGCGATCTTCTCAACAACACTCCTGTTTTTGAGCGGCTGCTCCCCGGAAGTGGGTAGCAAGGCTTGGTGTGAGGCCATGAAGGAAAAACCCAAGGGTGACTGGACCGCCAATGAAGCCACCGACTTTGCCAAACACTGCATTTTCCGCGGCGACGATTAA
- the ovoA gene encoding 5-histidylcysteine sulfoxide synthase: MPVETALSPQTSISEYNLITKTPILDGGDPEAKRQEILQYFHDTFSLYESIFECLKDDQAFYTRANPLRHPLIFYYGHTSVFFINKLNVAKLINERVDERIESMLAIGVDEMSWDDLNENNYPWPTPAEVKAHRDKTRQVVDRFIRNCDINLPIQWDDPLWVVVMGIEHERIHLETTAVLIRELPLEAVRPHALWSNICRHSGNAPTNELLPVSGGKVTLGKPRSNPVYGWDNEYGQRQEDVAPFSASKYLVSNQEFLEFVEADGYHTERYWTEEGWQWAQFRQAGHPVYWVVENGTYRYRSMLEVIDMPWDWPVDINYLEAKAFCNWKSEQTGKQIRMPTEAEWHQLRELVDSDQPHWQGAPGNINLEGEFSACPVNRHEFSNGFYDIIGNVWQWTETPIDGFDGFEVHPIYDDFSTPTFDGKHNIFKGGCWISTGNYAIRDSRYAFRRHFFQYSGLRYVEGEKLPDPTLNTYESSTMVAQYIEFHYGDEHFGVPNFPAACINTIEPHLQGRATERALDLGCATGRSSFELAKYFSHVDAIDFSVRLIEAPTSLQKTGSQRYILQDEGELVSYKEIQLSDFDGYTDVKDNIVFMQGDACNLVEKYSDYDLVFAGNLIDRLYDPAKFLQQIKERIRPGGLLVLTSPYTWLEEFTPRDKWIGGYKANTGENYDTLEGLQDQLKPEFTLLTEPQDIPFVIRETRRKFQHTLAQMTIWQKDS; the protein is encoded by the coding sequence ATGCCCGTGGAAACCGCACTATCGCCACAAACCAGCATTAGCGAATACAACCTGATTACCAAAACCCCCATTCTCGACGGCGGCGACCCGGAAGCGAAGCGCCAGGAAATTCTGCAATATTTCCACGACACCTTTTCCCTGTACGAAAGCATTTTTGAATGCCTGAAAGACGACCAGGCGTTCTACACCCGGGCCAACCCGCTGCGCCACCCACTGATTTTTTACTACGGTCATACCTCGGTATTTTTTATCAACAAACTCAATGTGGCCAAGCTGATTAATGAGCGGGTGGACGAGCGCATTGAATCCATGCTCGCCATCGGCGTGGACGAAATGTCCTGGGACGATCTCAATGAGAACAACTACCCCTGGCCTACACCGGCAGAAGTAAAAGCCCATCGCGACAAAACCCGCCAAGTGGTTGACCGTTTTATTCGCAACTGCGACATCAATTTGCCTATCCAGTGGGATGACCCTCTCTGGGTAGTGGTGATGGGTATCGAACACGAGCGCATCCACCTGGAAACTACGGCGGTGTTGATTCGTGAACTGCCTCTGGAAGCAGTGCGCCCCCACGCTCTGTGGAGCAACATCTGCCGCCACAGTGGCAATGCACCAACCAATGAATTGCTGCCGGTCAGCGGCGGCAAAGTGACTCTTGGCAAGCCGCGCAGCAACCCGGTTTACGGTTGGGACAACGAATACGGCCAACGCCAGGAAGACGTGGCGCCATTCAGCGCGTCCAAATACCTGGTATCCAATCAGGAGTTTCTGGAATTTGTCGAAGCCGATGGCTACCACACCGAACGCTATTGGACTGAAGAAGGTTGGCAATGGGCACAGTTCCGCCAGGCAGGTCACCCGGTGTACTGGGTGGTGGAAAATGGCACATACCGCTACCGCAGCATGCTGGAAGTCATCGATATGCCCTGGGACTGGCCGGTAGACATCAATTACCTGGAAGCCAAAGCCTTCTGCAATTGGAAATCGGAGCAAACCGGCAAACAAATACGCATGCCCACTGAGGCGGAGTGGCACCAACTCCGCGAGCTGGTGGACAGCGACCAACCCCACTGGCAGGGGGCACCCGGCAATATTAATTTGGAAGGGGAATTTTCTGCCTGTCCGGTCAATCGACACGAATTTTCCAACGGCTTTTACGACATTATAGGCAATGTCTGGCAGTGGACAGAAACCCCCATCGATGGCTTCGACGGTTTTGAAGTGCACCCGATTTACGACGACTTCTCTACCCCCACCTTCGATGGCAAGCACAATATTTTTAAGGGCGGCTGCTGGATATCCACCGGCAACTACGCCATTCGCGATTCCCGCTACGCCTTTCGGCGTCACTTCTTCCAATATTCCGGCCTGCGCTATGTGGAGGGCGAAAAATTGCCAGACCCAACCTTAAACACTTACGAATCGTCCACCATGGTGGCTCAGTACATTGAATTCCACTACGGCGACGAACATTTTGGCGTGCCCAATTTTCCGGCAGCTTGCATTAACACCATCGAGCCACACTTACAGGGCAGAGCCACAGAACGCGCACTGGACCTTGGCTGTGCCACTGGTCGCTCGTCGTTTGAACTGGCGAAATACTTCAGCCATGTGGACGCTATCGACTTTTCTGTGCGTTTGATTGAAGCGCCCACCAGTCTGCAAAAAACCGGCTCGCAGCGCTATATTTTGCAAGACGAAGGCGAGTTGGTTTCCTACAAGGAAATTCAGCTGAGCGATTTTGACGGTTACACAGACGTAAAAGACAACATCGTATTTATGCAGGGAGACGCCTGCAACCTGGTGGAAAAATACAGCGATTACGATCTGGTGTTTGCGGGCAATCTGATTGATCGCTTGTACGATCCAGCGAAATTTTTACAACAGATTAAAGAACGCATTCGCCCTGGCGGCTTGCTGGTGCTCACCTCGCCCTATACCTGGCTGGAAGAGTTTACTCCGCGAGACAAATGGATTGGTGGTTATAAAGCCAATACCGGTGAAAACTACGACACGCTGGAAGGTTTACAGGATCAGCTGAAGCCGGAGTTTACGTTGCTCACCGAACCACAGGATATTCCATTTGTGATTCGCGAAACCCGGCGTAAATTCCAGCATACGTTGGCGCAAATGACAATTTGGCAGAAAGACTCTTAA
- a CDS encoding DUF58 domain-containing protein: MRPTTRLIVLLLAWLLLAVVAAFVPALVNAWVVLAALLALATALDAVWVNQLKQIEAERKINHNLPINSWSDVKLRLRHHHGRTLALTLHDHIPNDFDYREQPQELALPPEKMAEVHYSVKPQQRGNARFTALDLLVTSPMQLWRRRQLLPLETTVRVYPNFAEISHYTLLATDNRLSQMGVKRRQRRGEGNDFHQLREYRDGDSLKQVDWKATARHHKLISREYQDERDQQILFMVDCGRRMRHKENGQEHLDQALNAMLLLSYVAVRQGDAAGFISFAGDERWAAPQKGQGAVNLLLNQTFDLPSTMESADYLATARRLMSLQRRRSLIVLMTNTRDEDQQELLTAVQLLSRRHLVVLADLQEPALQQSLQSSVGTLDDALQFHSVYDYLQRRRNLHESLGHSGAVCMDTTAEELPVRLVNQYLDIKRAGRL, translated from the coding sequence ATCCGCCCCACCACAAGACTGATTGTGTTACTGCTCGCCTGGCTGTTGCTGGCAGTGGTGGCAGCCTTTGTGCCTGCGTTAGTCAATGCATGGGTAGTGCTTGCTGCCCTGCTGGCCCTGGCAACGGCACTGGATGCGGTTTGGGTCAACCAGTTAAAACAGATTGAAGCGGAGCGAAAAATCAATCACAACCTGCCCATCAACAGTTGGTCAGATGTGAAGCTGCGCCTGCGCCACCATCACGGTCGCACCTTGGCATTAACTCTGCACGATCATATTCCCAACGATTTTGATTACCGAGAGCAGCCCCAGGAATTAGCCCTCCCCCCCGAAAAAATGGCGGAAGTTCACTATTCAGTGAAACCTCAACAACGAGGCAATGCCCGTTTTACAGCACTGGATTTACTGGTGACGTCCCCCATGCAGCTATGGCGCCGACGCCAATTACTACCATTGGAAACCACGGTGCGGGTGTACCCCAACTTTGCCGAGATCAGCCACTACACGCTACTGGCCACCGACAACCGCCTCAGCCAAATGGGCGTAAAACGACGCCAGCGCCGTGGCGAAGGCAATGATTTTCACCAGCTGCGGGAATACCGCGACGGCGACAGCCTCAAACAGGTGGACTGGAAGGCCACCGCTCGCCATCACAAACTGATCTCGCGGGAATACCAGGACGAGCGCGACCAGCAAATTCTGTTTATGGTGGATTGCGGCCGCCGTATGCGCCACAAGGAAAATGGCCAGGAACACCTGGATCAGGCACTCAATGCTATGTTGCTGTTGTCCTATGTGGCGGTTCGCCAGGGCGATGCTGCGGGCTTTATTTCCTTTGCCGGGGACGAGCGTTGGGCGGCGCCACAAAAAGGCCAAGGCGCAGTCAATTTACTGCTGAACCAAACCTTTGATCTGCCGTCGACCATGGAATCCGCTGACTACCTGGCCACTGCTCGACGCTTGATGTCTCTGCAGCGCCGCCGCAGCCTGATTGTGCTGATGACCAATACCCGGGATGAGGATCAACAAGAACTGCTGACCGCCGTACAGCTGCTGTCACGACGACACCTGGTGGTGCTCGCGGATTTGCAAGAACCGGCGCTGCAGCAATCTCTACAAAGCTCCGTGGGCACCCTGGATGACGCCCTGCAATTTCACAGTGTGTACGATTATTTGCAACGCCGCCGCAACTTGCACGAATCTCTGGGGCACAGCGGTGCGGTTTGTATGGACACCACAGCAGAAGAACTGCCGGTGAGATTGGTTAACCAGTATTTGGATATCAAACGGGCGGGTAGATTGTAA